In the genome of Massilibacterium senegalense, the window TGAAAAATGAAAACGGTGCATTGCTTTCGATTGTAAATTATGATTGTTCTGCCCATTCGTTCGGACCGCACGTAATAGATAACTGGAAATTTTATAATGAATGTAAATTTGATCGTTACTAACTACTTCCAGGCATTCCGACAAGGTATCCATACTAATACTTTTTACTAGATAACCGTGTATCCCTAAATAAAGTAAACTTTTAATTCGACTATATTGTGGATCAGTTGTAAACATAACATATTTTGTATTCGATAATTTCTGCATCAGCTGACGAATGAGTGTGCCGATTTTTGTTGAAATAGAATCATCGATTATAATGATTGTCGGATCAGCTTTTATGATATTTTGTACAGATAGTTCATGACTATTAAATAACTGGACCGTATATTTTCCCTCTTGTATAAAAATTTGTTGTAAACCTTCCGCAAATAATTGACAATCATCAATAATGACAACTTTATCCATCTTTTATTTCACCTTTCTACATACACTAGGTCTTTCTCTTATGTAAATCATCAAATTTAATAAATTCCAATATACACCAATTAAAACAAATACCTGTCGTAACTTGATTAGTTAAAGTGACTATAAAACTTTCATACAAGGAAATATTTACAATTAAATATGCATTATATAGTACTCAACTATACAAATTCTGTACAAAAAAAACTAACCTTTCAAAAAAGCCAGTTTGAAAGATTAGTTTTTTTATTACTACTAAGAAATGTGCATCGTGCCAACCTGTGAAAAGGAAACCCTTTGAATAGAAAATTTCTTCTTCTACATTTCCTTTTTAGGAATTTGAAAAGACACTTCTGTTCCTTGACTACGTATACTTTGAATATGGAGTCCATCTCCGTACATTTTTTTTAATCGTCTATTTATATTGGTTAAACCAACACTTCTATCTAACTTACCATGCAAAATCTTCCTTATTTGTTCTTCGTCCATTCCAACGCCATCATCCGTGACCGTGATTTTTGTGAAGTTAGCAACATCTTTAATTGAAATGCGGAGAGTTCCCCCCGCCCTTTTTTGTAGTATCCCATGATGGATTGCATTTTCTACTAGAGGTTGAATCGAAAGTGGTGGTAATTTCACTCGTATATTTTCATCCAAGTCCCACTCTACTTGCAAACGGTCCACAAACCTTTCTTTTTCAATATAAAGATAAGACTTTACAAGTTCCAACTCTTGTTCAAGTGGAACAATTCTTTTTAAGTTTTCTGGTGTAAAACTTCTTCTTAAATACTCTCCAAACTTATTCAAAAGAGCAACCATTCTATCAGAATCAATCATACTAAGAGAAGCAATTGTATTCAATGTATTAAACAAAAAGTGCGGTTGAATTTGTGCATGAAGCCAAGCCGCTTCCATATAAAGATGTTCATTTATCGAGTGCTTCATATTAATCAAAGCTTTCCCACGCGTTTTTAGTTCGAGGGAATTAATCGGTCTTACTACGTAATCATTAGCACCATAAGAAAACCCAACGTACACATCTTGAGGATAATTCCTTGATGTGATGATAAGAATTGGGAGTTCTAATGGTGTATAACGTTCTCGAATTAAACGTGTTAATTCATATCCAGATAAATACGGCATCATTGCATCAACAATCACTAAATCCCATTCGTTACCGTTCAATAAATGTATCACTTTTTGTGCATTCGTTACCGTCGTAACATGATAATTTTCCGTATGAAAAATAGTACTAATTACTTTTAAATTTACTGGATCATCATCGATAGCTAAAATGCGATATTTTCCCTTACTATCTTTTATTTTCTGTACACTAATATCCTCCGTATTTTGCGGATTTTTTTCCTCATTAGTCTTCACTTCTTGTTGACTGACTTCTGCCGCTGTTTCTTCTGCTAACGGTAAAGTAAAATAAAAATCTGAACCTTGATTCGGAGCAGTGTCTAGATATACAGTCCCACCATGTAATTCGATTAAGTATTTGCTAAGAGTAAGACCGAGTCCCATTCCTTTATCATTTGCAACTCCTTGTTCATACGATGCAAAAACTTTCTTTTTCATCTCTTCGTCTATCCCGATTCCATTATCACGAACATGAATAACAGCCATATTATTTTTTATTTCAGCATCCACCGTAATCTCACCACTATTTGTAAATGATATTGCATTACGTAACAGATTAAATAAAATTTGAATAAGCCTTCTTTCATCTGCTATTACATTAGGGAATGAGGGAGAAATATTAGATGTCATTTGAATTTGTTTTCCATCAGCAAAAAACGTAAGCATATCAATAACACCAGATATTACCCCTTGGATACGCAAGCTTTTTGGTTGAAAGGGCAGTTTCCCTTCCTTTAAACGAGTAAAGTCTACTAAATCTTGAAGGGTAAAGAACATCGTTCGACCAATATTAATCAGAAATAGCAAATTATTTTTATCTTGAGTAGCAAGTAAACTTTTTTTTCCATCGATAATCGTTTGTGCAATCGTAATCATTTCGTTCAATGGAGTCCAAAGCTTTTCAGCACTACTTTTTAAAAATTCATCTTTTAACTTATCTTCTTTTTGTAACTTTACAACTAGTTCAGCTGCTTCTTTATGCTTTTGATCATACCGTTTAAACCAAAACACAGCAAAACCAAGAAAAGCAAACAAATAATCAAAAGGATAAAATGGAATTTCAATATGTGCAAAAGCCTTTATTAATCCCCATACAATACCAGATGTGGTACTTACCATAATAAGTGCCAGATAAAATGATTCTTTTTGATCTTGCAAAAACTCTTGAAATGCAAATAACAGAACCGACAAAAAGGAAACAAAATAAAGAATAAAGAACACCGCATTTGCCGGCAGTAAATACTGCACTGGCATAATTAGAATCAATGCCGCACATATCCCATATAAAACAGAAAACAAGTAAAATAATTTATGCTGTTTATATTTTGTTAATAAAACTGACATAAATTGCACAAAGAAAAAAGAAGCAGCAAGATAAATCAAATTAGTAAGTTTTAACGACCAATGATAATCCAGTTGAAGCCAATCAATCAATCAATGACTTATCGTATGTAATAAGTTCATCAAGTGCAGGAAAGATAAATCCAATCGTAAAAAAAAGAACGATTTTATTTCGATAAATAAAAAAGTAAACTAATAAACTATACAAACTATGTAACAAAAGCACAACTACCATACCTGTGAGAAGGATTTTAATGAAATCTTGTTC includes:
- a CDS encoding response regulator transcription factor, with the protein product MDKVVIIDDCQLFAEGLQQIFIQEGKYTVQLFNSHELSVQNIIKADPTIIIIDDSISTKIGTLIRQLMQKLSNTKYVMFTTDPQYSRIKSLLYLGIHGYLVKSISMDTLSECLEVVSNDQIYIHYKISSYLLRAVRTNGQNNHNLQSKAMHRFHFSHESPLTKRECEIVYLLSEGLSNRAISQELLISETTVKSHVSNIIHKLHVENRLGVVIKALKNGWISFAGESGRGRG
- a CDS encoding ATP-binding protein, translated to MIDWLQLDYHWSLKLTNLIYLAASFFFVQFMSVLLTKYKQHKLFYLFSVLYGICAALILIMPVQYLLPANAVFFILYFVSFLSVLLFAFQEFLQDQKESFYLALIMVSTTSGIVWGLIKAFAHIEIPFYPFDYLFAFLGFAVFWFKRYDQKHKEAAELVVKLQKEDKLKDEFLKSSAEKLWTPLNEMITIAQTIIDGKKSLLATQDKNNLLFLINIGRTMFFTLQDLVDFTRLKEGKLPFQPKSLRIQGVISGVIDMLTFFADGKQIQMTSNISPSFPNVIADERRLIQILFNLLRNAISFTNSGEITVDAEIKNNMAVIHVRDNGIGIDEEMKKKVFASYEQGVANDKGMGLGLTLSKYLIELHGGTVYLDTAPNQGSDFYFTLPLAEETAAEVSQQEVKTNEEKNPQNTEDISVQKIKDSKGKYRILAIDDDPVNLKVISTIFHTENYHVTTVTNAQKVIHLLNGNEWDLVIVDAMMPYLSGYELTRLIRERYTPLELPILIITSRNYPQDVYVGFSYGANDYVVRPINSLELKTRGKALINMKHSINEHLYMEAAWLHAQIQPHFLFNTLNTIASLSMIDSDRMVALLNKFGEYLRRSFTPENLKRIVPLEQELELVKSYLYIEKERFVDRLQVEWDLDENIRVKLPPLSIQPLVENAIHHGILQKRAGGTLRISIKDVANFTKITVTDDGVGMDEEQIRKILHGKLDRSVGLTNINRRLKKMYGDGLHIQSIRSQGTEVSFQIPKKEM